AAACATaatttgataaaaaagggaatatataaatacatgAGGCATCCATCTTACACTGGGTGGTTTTATTATAGCATATGtaacacatatataattcaaaaaataaaataaatatatatataaataaataactACACAaattgtaaatatataaatatatatatatatgtatttttttttttttacttcAGTTTTGCAATTACTCCTGTCAAACATATTTTGCTTCGCACTctcctttttattatcatgGGTCTATTTCTATAGAACCATAAAAagagaagaaaaaaatttattagAATGTTATAATTACGAATATCAGACATATATGCAAGAAACTCGTTCTACATAGTAAGAAGGatattaaaatgaatataaataaataaatatatatatatatatatatatatatatataatatataatatatataattatgtatgcatatttttatttttagtATACCCTTTATGACCAGGATTTAAAATATGGAAGATGGAACTTGTTACACTCTTTTAACTTTTAATTCATCAGtaattctttaaaataCAAATTATTAAACTAGTAGCTAATAATATAGCAGAAACAATTATGAACATATTCCTTTTGTTAtcaattaaatatatttattttgttgaaacatatatatgtttcttaatatatatttgtatataatatgcatatttatgtatatcGATTTGTTtaaagttttttttttttttttttttaattataacaCTTTAATATTTTANNNNNNNNNNNNNNNNNNNNNNNNNNNNNNNNNNNNNNNNNNNNNNNNNNNNNNNNNNNNNNNNNNNNNNNNNNNNNNNNNNNNNNNNNNNNNNNNNNNNNNNNNNNNNNNNNNNNNNNNNNNNNNNNNNNNNNNNNNNNNNNNNNNNNNNNNNNNNNNNNNNNNNNNNNNNNNNNNNNNNNNNNNNNNNNNNNNNNNNNNNNNNNNNNNNNNNNNNNNNNNNNNNNNNNNNNNNNNNNNNNNNNNNNNNNNNNNNNNNNNNNNNNNNNNNNNNNNNNNNNNNNNNNNNNNNNNNNNNNNaataattattaaaaaaatttttttatttgttcatGTTTATTTTGTTCAAAGTGACGAAGAAAATCATCCTACACAATAATGGCAAGAGGAGAACATAATGAAAgtataaatgaaaaaggttatatttaataaaaaaaaaaaaaaaaaaaaaaaaaaaaaaaaaaaaaaataaaatataaaatataaaatacttataattttaatatatgtatgttctaaaaggaatatataataaaatataattccttttccttttctttttctttctttttttttttttttttttttaatgttttccttaaaattattatttatattaaaataataaaaaaagagaatagaaggaaaaattaaaaattatttattattactttattatatatacaattttttttttaaatataattatattacatatatatatatatatatatatatatatatatatatatatattgtagAACCAAATATTAAGATATATGTATCATAagatatacatatatgtattgTATTAATTGTAAGTGAAATAATATCTACCCTATTTTTTTGGCTTAGCTTGgcttattttattttttttgttttgttttttttttttttttttttttttttttttttttttttttttttttatcattattcaaaaaaaataaaataataaaataaaaaattacgtatacatatgaataaacatataatatatcttttttaaaaataatttattatgaatGAACAGTTCATACCTTCAGAGCAGTTATGCAACTATGTTCCTTGTTCATATTAATcatatctttattttcctcattattataattgtTTTCATTGTCTAACGTAATATTGGTTCCATTACTCTTCCACAGACATATGGATGTATATATTGCGCTAAGATGTATGTTGATATATTTGTTTGTATATACCTGTTCTtctataaaatatttcaattcctaaaagatgaaaaagaagaaaaaaaggatGTGATATATTAGggataataattttatcgttcaaaagaaaaacacatatatatatatatataatgatttctatattattatatttatacgTTTAGAGAGTTTTGGTGAGCATCCTCGACGAATAAGTTTGGATATTCGTAGTGATTTAAACAACGTTGCATTTGAAAGCctaacataaaaaatatatgtatatatatatatatatatatatatatatacatacatacaacgtataatatatttccaCCTTTTCTGACTTACAGTTGTGCTCATTGCTGTAGGTTACCTCAATGAAACCATTATCTCCATATACCTTCAAgttgaatattttattgaACGTATTTACAGATATGTTAATATTACAATTTAGTGATTCAAAAAGAAGAGTGGCTGCAACACATTGCACTGAGGAAGCTTCATTTTTTACACTATAACACTTTGCTAATATACTTTTTGGTTTATCAAATAAGAATTCCATCAAAGacattattaatattgttctaagaaataaaatattgGATCCTTCTTCATTTTGATAAGTAAAAGGTATAAAAGTACATTCAAGTTGTGCTCCATAAATATGACCTAATTCATTAAGGCCTGATTTTAGATTATCAAAAACACGTTCATTTAATATAggattatatatattccaataaaattgtttattaatatttttaaattcttcttttacatcatatataatatttgtatatggattaaaattattaattaaagttttatatttttcaaacTTCTTCATATTCCATGTTGGAATATTTGAactaaatatataaaaaaactTTTTTTGACTTATCACATATTCTAAAATAACTTCATGAAAGGTACTTGTAGATAATGctaaaaataataaatcaatattttcattattaattccctctatatattttaatgcATTGTTATTTGTATTTGTTACAGTATCGACTAATCCAAAAGTTGATACTAaacaattttttaattcCTCATCGTTAcaatacatatattttattttccaCTCTTTTATCAACAAGGGAATCCATTTAAATCCCTCATTATCACAAATCAAGCATATGGAGAATCTTCTTGAAGccatttaaaataaaaataaataaataaatatatatatatatatatatatatatatatatatatgtgtattatattaattagAGAGACGTCTCAAACATATACCATCATATTTAAACATACaattttatgtatatgtgGACAATGTGTAATAATTcagaaaaatatatagttaCCTTGGTAtgtaaaataatacaagtgaataaagaaaataaaaaatgaactTATAAACAACGTCCTAgtgtaaaaaaatagtctaaaatgttcatatatatatatatatatatattttattattttaaatatatttcattcACATTTGGCTATGccatataattaaaaaaaaaaaaaaaaaaaaaaaaaaaaaaaaaaaattattaaaaatatttaaatttattttttttttattattatattttaataaaaatatttttattttttttttttttttttttttttttttttttattatttttttttttttttttttttatattttaaaatttatatatttaatttatatatatatatttataNNNNNNNNNNNNNNNNNNNNNNNNNNNNNNNNNNNNNNNNNNNNNNNNNNNNNNNNNNNNNNNNNNNNNNNNNNNNNNNNNNNNNNNNNNNNNNNNNNNNNNNNNNNNNNNNNNNNNNNNNNNNNNNNNNNNNNNNNNNNNNNNNNNNNNNNNNNNNNNNNNNNNNNNNNNNNNNNNNNNNNNNNNNNNNNNNNNNNNNNNNNNNNNNNNNNNNNNNNNNNNNNNNNNNNNNNNNNNNNNNNNNNNNNNNNNNNNNNNNNNNNNNNNNNNNNNNNNNNNNNNNNNNNNNNNNNNNNNNNNtatttaaaaaaaaaaaaaaaaaaaaaaaaaaaaaaaaaaaaaaaaaaaattaaaaaaaacactagtgtataaaaaaaatataaaaaaattatatatataaatatataaataaattttattattttaaaaaaaatttaatcaaattttttaatacaaaaaaaaaaaaaaaaaaaaaaaaaaaaaaaaaaaaaaaaaaattatgcACAGTCATgcaattatatatatatttaatagGGAAATggaacaaaaaaattatgaacagccattacttttttttttttttataccTCTACagcttttttttttttttttttaatgtttataaaattGTGCGTTTTTATGCATACGaaatttttaaagaaaataataaatacaatGGGAAATTCAGGGATAaaacttaaaaaaaaaaaaataaatatatatatatatatattctacAATTATAATTACACATTATAAAAGGGAAAgaaatttaattttatgataaaaaaatgagataaatcatttttaattgaaaaaataaaacgatggaaagataatatatatatatatatatatatatttattgatttaatatatatatattctacAATTATAATTACACATTATAAAAGGGAAAgaaatttaattttatgataaaaaaatgagataaatcatttttaattgaaaaaataaaacgatggaaagataatatatatatatatatatatatatatttattgatttatttatagtgctatattaatttataagCATTCAAAcgttattatattattatattttatattattatattataatattattatgtgtATGATAAATACTTACAAAGGCGGACAAAAActcattaaaaaaatatatacatatatatatataatatatgtattataaaaagagatattttcattttaatgttataatatatataactaaAAAGTTctgaaaaaaatttaatttcAAACCTCCAAggaatataatatatatataatatattatatatatgtgtacTCACAAAAATTAcgtttattttttatatattatatatatataaagtaatttaattttcttttgaattatatatttttttccttttaatataataagtacattaaaaaatacttacaaaaaagattatagaaaaaatgaatataatatgaatacaaaataaaatataacaatcatatatcttatttaaatttcaaaataatatatttctattcttcattaaaaaaaaaaaaaaaaaaaaaaatactctcattgaattattttttaaggTTCCAATCcatatatgttattatttatataacatataatttgttttatgtcataatattaaaatatagataatatatatatatatattatatatataaatatatgtatatattcGATTAAGTTCTTACTattctttaaaatttatatatgatatataatatataatatatatttcacATGAGGGatgttatattaaattattctAAGGCTATAAAATTTCACatgcttttttttttttttcttttattttttaaaaaaattatattgtttccattcttaatttattttatcatatataatttttcgatataaattttttattttaattttttagtaagtgcaatatattatcataatatatacattttagctataaatgagaaaatatccttatataatatatatacatatatatatatatatatatatatatatataacatgattaatcttttatttgtattaaaagcttgaaatatattttaaaaaagattctgctttttttttttttttacctcatttttaatatatatgtatttttttttttttttttttccttttttttggtgatgaataaaatttattcttttcaaaaatgtatttttctaatatttagaaataaagaaatataaatacatgAAAGGCTAAAATTAAAgctttaaaaataatactttttcgattttgtaataatatatatatatatatatatatatatatgtaatatatttatatcctgagaattattatatattttattaattctaaaaattttatataatttatatatctcAGTTTATTTCTTATTACATTGTGGTATATCTAAAATATTTGTACCacacataatataaatttgtatatacaaatatatatatgttatatatatatatatatatatatatatttatttatttattgatTGATTTATTGATTTATTCCCCTTTTTTTGTGTGTGTCTTTCTAAATAGTGGCAAAAATGCATAAAACGATAAGAAAACTATTTAGCGATGATGTGTGTGACAAGATAGagaatatgaaaatattgTTGGTAGGTGCTGGTGGTATTGG
This region of Plasmodium gaboni strain SY75 chromosome 12, whole genome shotgun sequence genomic DNA includes:
- a CDS encoding hypothetical protein (conserved Plasmodium protein, unknown function), with the protein product MASRRFSICLICDNEGFKWIPLLIKEWKIKYMYCNDEELKNCLVSTFGLVDTVTNTNNNALKYIEGINNENIDLLFLALSTSTFHEVILEYVISQKKFFYIFSSNIPTWNMKKFEKYKTLINNFNPYTNIIYDVKEEFKNINKQFYWNIYNPILNERVFDNLKSGLNELGHIYGAQLECTFIPFTYQNEEGSNILFLRTILIMSLMEFLFDKPKSILAKCYSVKNEASSVQCVAATLLFESLNCNINISVNTFNKIFNLKVYGDNGFIEVTYSNEHNCFQMQRCLNHYEYPNLFVEDAHQNSLNELKYFIEEQVYTNKYINIHLSAIYTSICLWKSNGTNITLDNENNYNNEENKDMINMNKEHSCITALKV